The Gemmata palustris genome includes a region encoding these proteins:
- a CDS encoding tautomerase family protein: protein MPYVNVRITRDGVTAEQKAQIVAEITQTLQRVLGKRPEHTHIIIDEIDPENWGFAGQLTTEYRKSEGSR, encoded by the coding sequence ATGCCTTATGTGAACGTGCGAATCACCCGGGACGGCGTCACGGCCGAACAAAAGGCGCAGATCGTCGCCGAGATCACGCAGACGCTCCAGCGCGTTCTGGGCAAGCGGCCGGAGCACACGCACATCATTATCGACGAGATCGACCCAGAAAACTGGGGGTTCGCGGGCCAATTAACGACAGAATACCGGAAGAGCGAAGGGAGCCGCTAA